The nucleotide sequence TGTAGCTGGCGGACGTGCCAGTTCTGCCTGAACGGATAGATCCTTGAGGGCTGCCAGTGCTTCATACTCATCCAGCAGTGCCGCCAACTCAAGGCTACTCCAGTCAGATACAAAATCACGCAACACCCGCCCATGATCACAGGCCTTGGATGAGCGTCGACGACGAATGAATTTCTTCCTCAATGTGGCAAAACCAGTGACTTTCTTTCGCCTCTCCCGCAATAGGGCACCACCACCACCAGCTGATGCTGCCATCGCACCACTGCCACCACTTGTGGGACAATCTGTCGTTGATATTGTAGCTCCCATGGTGCCACTCTCATCTGTCATACGAGGCCCCGATTTACTGTCGCACCAGAAAAAGCCGCAGGGCATGAGACAACCCCACAGGCTCATACCGTCACAGGAGGACCTACAAGGACACCCATAAATACACCCAATTCTCCCACAGTACAATCCATTATTTACAGTGAATCATACTTTCGACAACTCCTCTATCTTCATTTCAACATATTAAAACATCTTTTAACCCCAAACCAACGACCAAtatatccaatgaaaatttaatcaataacCACTATTATAAGACACAATTTCCTTCCGGAGAGAGAAAGTGATTCTTTCCAATTGAAAAGGCAAGTAATTTTCCCAGAATTAGATTACCTATTATTCTATTCATAAGAATTCCTCAATAATAACACATAAAATAAACAGtataattttccacaaatttaaCGTTagattttaatacaaaattaacaTATTAATTCCATTTTATTAGTTTCTCAGCTGCTTATAATAATAGTAAGATAAAGTGTTATGCTTTGAGGTATGTATATATCGTGAATTTAAAGTAATAAACTATTTTATTACCTAATATGACTAATTAAAGTCGTTGAAGTACAATAGTTTGTGTGACTCAAACAAATaatatcaacaaaaaaataataataaagaaaattaacccaaaaatggaaaaaataatcaaggTCATGCGTGACACCCCATCTGACATACTCCCTTTTTTGGACCACTCCACAAGAATAACTATATAAATATTGCTTATgttatcagaaaaattatacaattttagtAATATTTCTGGTAAGAGGGAAAATAATAACCCGGAATATTTACTTAACATGGTAACAGTCAacattttaatatgcaaaaGAAAATAATGAGATAATGTTTTTACAGTAATAATTTATGGATTataaaaaaaccaataaaaactcAAAACTACTATTCATCTTTCATTATCACTTattgtaagaaaatataaaaaaaatcctaatctATTTTTGCTTGTAAAATACCttgttcaaaattcaaaaaaagtatatatacAGAGTAGAATGAAATACCatcactaaaaaaataaatttattttcatcagattactttaaaaatgtattttcttgattttgtaaatggaaaattcagtacaaaaaaatgtttctttaagTATGACCTCTCCcacaaaattaattcaaacaacgaaatgaaaaatcaaaatgaaaaaattgtcAGTATAGAGCTGTAACTGAGGATACGAAAGACACTAAagcaaatttcaaataaataaaaactttattgatGCAGTAATGCACCAATAGTTTTTGTAATGCTACCCCTGACGCACCGATAGTTGTTAAAAGATTAATTAAGTATCAGAAAGGCCTAATGTAATGCTGAGTACTAAATCAAAAAAGGATAATAGAAAGTAATGTGAattcaaaacttttatttttccttattttattatagagaaaaaaaatattaaagtatttaaaatcttttctAAATGCATTTATTTTAGTTATAATAAATTGGAAATCGCAATcattaaaaactttattaatcAAGTTAGTATTTCTTATTTTAATCACTAAAACTTAACTTATAAACTACCAAACATTCGAAACATTTAATGCATTATAAGGAAATTTTCAACTTAgaagaaaatgttttattttaaaacgcCCCATCCTTCGAATATTGCAGCatacaaagaaaattaattccAAGCTAATCTATtctaaaatggattttttcttttaacattggaagcaattttcctcgaaaatgctttttaaataaaattgctaaaaaatcCATCAtagacatgttttttttttataaaatatgctCTAATTTTCAGAGGTTTACtaaagtaaaaatattaaactacTGAAATATTCGAAAGCTGGTTTACTCGAAGAATATTCATTATATAAAAATTCTCATTAATGGACAATTCGCTTGACTAAGATTTATAGAAAAGCAAAGATTTTATGTTTCTGGGATAGTTTTTCTTAAACCTCAGACTGTTATATGGGTGTCAGACCGAAGAGCCCAATACTcctcaggctgatcttcgagaatatatagtctgtaaaatttggaaataaaggattaggtaaacaAAATTTATGTAAGCCCTCAGTATATTGTAGTTTAGGATAAattctttactgtcaaattttacaagccAAATATTCCCGAGGATCAACCAGCCTGTACTTAGGCCTTAAAATGTTCTAGACATACTTACTAGACATATTTGGCTAAAGTCTAGTGACGGCTCAGTgggaatgtagtttaatcattattttaattataattacgttaaaccgtttCTCGGGTTAGGTCGCAGGTGTGTTCGGCACATAAGGTTTATGCACTGGACACACTCGCAACTGAAGAATaattagtgaataattctttttcttaattataataatatgtAATTTGTAAAGTAAATTAACAGGAAACTTCATTTCTAAAGGAGTATTAATGTATTTTAATGGAAATATCGTAATAAAAACTCCCAAAAATGATGTTTAATAAATGCCAGTGAATGCTAAGCCGTGTTTGTAATGTGTAATGAGCTTTGGCTATGTGTGTCCAAcacattatacgggcttcattTAAaggacttaacgtaattataataaaaaaataatgattagtctacatttctatcagtttcCTACTAAAccctctctcggcttaagccgtaagtctgtctagagcATAAGACCCATAATAGATTCGAGTCTATTCGGACCATAGCCTTATAAgtattaaaagattaaaagcAAATGATATATtacattctgaaaaatcaataaaattgattctcATATAGAATTTTCAGACCTTTGAGAACAGGTTTTACACATCTAGTCCAAAGACCGCTTTAGGGAAATCCAaggtaaaattgattttcatagtCTTCTATAAATTAATCCAAGGAATGGTTGAATTACTTTATTATTTGAGTCTACAGTTCATCACGAGCGTGAGCAGTCTGATTTGCGCAAAGCTCTGTGAAATAATCAATTAGTATTAAGAAAAAGtctctaaaaatcaattgaaatagtgaaattggacactaaagTAAAAGACATTGTCATATTGAACAGTGGAAAGTGAATTTTCAATTgtgaaaatagaaaattgggaatttccatttcataaaaaaaaaagtctcccAGTTAAGTGTAAAAGAGTGAGCAGGATGGCGGGAGCGCCAGCCGGCGCTGTCCGCAAGAGAGTGAGGGAGACTCCTTTCACGGAAGAGGATTTCCCAACtttagagagaaagagagaaagaaacCTGTTTGTTTTTGGGAGAGGAGATGATAACAATGGACCAAAATTCCTGGTAGTGGAGAGAGTTGAAGCCGATAAGAGCATGAAGACTCTATCGGTATTCAAAGTGAAACGAGAGATTGCAAAAATTGCTGGGACAGTTAAGCGGCTGCAGCCTTTGTTGGGTGGAAAGACTCTTTTGATTGAGATCAAAAATGAAAATCAGGTTGAACCACTCTTGAAGTTGCAATTGTTGGCTGGGAAATCAGTGAAGGTTTCTGTGCACCAGACAATGAACAAATCTAAGGGGATCATAGCTTGCTATGATTGGACCCACATGCCAATAGAGGAGCTGAAGGAGGAACTGAAGGCGTTCAACATTTCGGACGTGACAGCTATTAAAAGGAAGGCTGAAAAAGGAAAAATGATTGATACGGGATCTTTCATTGTGGTTTTTGACTCTCCTCAACTGCCTGAGTCAATTGACGCCTTTTACTATCCCCTCAAAGTGAAGGTGTACGTGCCAAATCCCATGAGGTGtttcaaatgtcaaaaatatggacattttGTTGACAAATGCCGACTCCATAAGAAGTTATGTGGACGCTGTCTGTACGATGAGCACGAGGGTGAATGTAAAAATCCCCATTTCTGCGCAAATTGTGGGGAAGATCATCTTTCTTGGTCGAGGAAGTGCCCCATCTTCAAGCAAGAATTTGCAATAATGAGGATAAAGGTGACGCAAAAGATGTCATACTTCGCGGCAAAGCAGGAGTATATGAGGTCTCGTGGATTGGATAAATCTTTTGCTGAAGTGGTTGCCCGTTCTAAGGCTTCCAAGATGCTGAGACAAATTCAAGCGTCAAAGAAAACAGTATTCCCGGGTTATGAAGCACAGTGCAATGAAGGAGATGAAAGAAATGGCGTCGGTTTGCCCTCAACTGGGTTCTTGGAGTCCCTGAGACAGGACAGAATGGACACGGAGGAAAACTCTTCTGCGGAAACCCAACAAGGACATCCGCAGGCGCCTGGTGTTTCTTCTGGAAACACCTTTTTGGGTGCTGACAACAGCACCGGTAGCAGCCCACAACTTCCATCGTCAGGAACAATTGGAACCGTCATTAAGGATGCTTTAGATACTTTAAATTAGTATTGATAGTGTTTGTGCTAGGGTGGGCCGGACTGGACATGGGACTGCAGGGCTTGCGCCTGGCTCCGTTTGTGTGCCCATTTAGTGTATTCTTCGAATGCTCTTTGTGGGTGTACAGCGGTGGTTGGGTTTGGGGCGTGTGGTTCTGTGTCTGGTCTGGTCCATTTTGGCATGAATGTAAGTATTTCAAGAGAAATCACACACTAGAAAGTCATTTGATTATTATTagtatttttgaatttattttgataaatatttaagatgaTTTTGATTCAATGGAATATAAACGGTTTTTATAACAATTTCTTCGACATTCAGAGACTAGTGTGTGATCTTGATCCACATTTTATTTGTCTTCAAGAAACTCACCTTGGAGTTAATGATGTTCCTAAACTGAGAAATTACTCAATTATTGCTAATATTAATGCACACTCTAATTCTTCTGGTGGAGTGGCTATTTGTATTTCTAATCGCTCCAATATTAAGTTTTCAgagattaatttaaattctcctCTTGATGCTGTAGCTATAAGAACTGTATATAAAGGCAGAGAATTATCTGTTTGTTCCCTTTATTTAAAACCTAATATGAGGGTTGAGCCTTCGGAACTTCAAATGCTGTCGGATCAGATTCCTTCTCCCAAACTCATAGTTGGAGACTTTAACGCTCACAATCAGATTTGGGGATCCGTGCGAACATGTTCAAGAGGAAGgacaatagaaaattttcttttaaataatgaaCTAGTATACCTAAATAAGGGAAAAAACACTTATTTCCACCCTGGTTTCAGAACTTTATCAGCGATAGACTTAGCATTATGCAGCTCACAAATTCTTCATACATTTGATTGGGACGTTTTAGACTCATACCACTCCAGTGATCACTTTCCGATTAAGATTACTGAAATTAATGCGGGACCTGATACTTACAGACGTCAAAGATGGAAAGAAAAAGATGTAGACTGGATTAAATTTGGTAGGAGGGTTGAAGAAACCCTTCCTTCACTAgaatatttagatttagataatGCCATAGACAAATTCACTGAAACAGTACAAAACGTTGCTAATGAAATGGTTCCTAAAACTAGTGCAGTCCCTAAAGTCAAACAAAAAGCCTGGTGGAATGATAGTATAGCTTCCCTTTCTAAAGAATGTAAAAAGGCCTACAAAAAAGcttgtaaaaatttaaccgaAGAAAATGACAGGAATTACAGAGCTCTTAAAGCCGAACTTAAAAAGCAGTGCCTAGAAGCCAAAAAGAAAACATGGCAAGATTACGTTCGAACAATTGATGTTAATACAACTTCTGGGGATATGTGGCATAAAATTAATCGAATTAGGGGGACACATAAGACGCAGATTATCAATCAAATAAAGTCTGGTAACAACATTGTTACCACGCCAACGGAGATTGGAAACTCGCTGGCCAATTATTTTCAGAATAACTCTAAAGATGACCCTATTGATTCTCCCAGTAtgaatagaaaaaattatttggagACATCACTTATTCAAATAAGTAATGAACCTCCTGAATTATCAATGCTTGATGTTCCTTTTTCACTAAATGAAATGAACACTTGTATGAGAAAAGCGAAAGGAAAATCTCCGGGTCCAGACACTCTTACTTACAATATGTTGAAGAATTTAGAGTTATCTTCTAAAACAAGTCTGCTAGCTATTTATAATAGAATATTGGAAAGTGGAGTGTTTCCCGAAGTATGGAAGATGGCTAGTGTAGTTCCCATTCTTAAACCAGACAAAGATCCGTTATCTGTGGAAAGTTATAGACCAATATCCCTGCTCAATTGTTCtagcaaaatttttgaaaaaatgatagCTATGAGATTAAACTGGTGGTTAGAATCTAACAACAAGTTGTCTGAAAGGCAGTACGGCTTTAGGAACTCTAGAAGCACTAATGATAATGTTACATTTTTACTAAATTACATTGCAGTAAACCGACAAGAAGGTAATCATACTATAGCTGTTTCACTAGATATTTCAAAAGCTTATGAAAAAGTATGGCGGGTAATAGTCTTAAAACAACTTCATGAATGGGGTTTAAATGGCAGTTTAATATCTTTAATtgacaattttatgcaaaatagaaaaattcagGTTTTAATTGGTAATCAAGTCTCTGACATTCACATTTTAACAAATGGTGTCCCACAAGGCAGTTCACTATCTGTAACTCTTTTCTTGATAGCAATCAATAGTGTTACAAAAGAATTTGATAAAACCCCGGGAATTGAGTTCCTATTATATGCTGACGATATAATAATGTTTTCTTCACATCCAGATTACGACTGTTTAATCTTAAATATCCAAAATGCCCTAAACAACATAATGCAATGGGCCGATTTGAACGGGTTTCACTTCTCAGCAGAAAAAACTCAAGCTATCCATTTCTGTCACAAACGAATTTGTCAAGATCCGGATATTTTCATGGGAAGACATCAGATCCAATTTGTGGATGATATAAGGATCTTAGGTATTCAATTTGATAGAAAGCTTTTGTTTAATAAGCATTTAGATAAAGTTAAGAACAGTCtcaccaaaaatttaaatttagttagaAATATTTCTAGTCAGGAATGGGGTTCTAACCAAGAGCAGCTTTTGAACATTGTAAATGCTTTGATCTGTAGTCGTATTGAATATTGCAGCACAGCAGTTAGTACAACGAACACTAGCAATTTAAATAAgttaaatccaattttaaatgCAGCACTTAGAGCTTCAACAGGCGCCTTTAGATCATCCCCAATAAATAGTATTATGGCAATTTCAAACTTTACCCCATTGGACATCAGACGTTCAAGAATCAATGTCAAATACTTCACGAAGAGTGTAAGTTATGACAGAGATTTAATAAGGTCGCAATATgaattttcaatgagattccGTAAGCCTACACCCTTTATTATTACAGCAAAACAAGATTTAGAAAGATTTAATAtctcaatatcaaacttaaaaaCAGTAGATCCTCCTACACAAGCCCCTTGGTATTTCAGAGATAACATGATAAATTTCTCTCtggcaatttttaaaaaatcagaaacTTCTCCAGCTAGATATATTGAAGAATTCAACAAAGTCATCTCTCGTTTTTCGGATCACACTAAAGTCTTCACCGATGGCTCAAAAAGTGACTCGGGTGTCGCGTTTGCAACGtattatgttaaaaatgaaTCATTGTGTTCCGAGTCTCAAGTAAAAATTCCAGAATTTGTTTCAGTATTTGCTTCGGAGGCCAAGGCCATATTAACAGGTTGTGATATTCCTTGGGATAATGGAGAAAAAAGGATAATTTTGTCAGACAGTATGTCAGTACTCCAAGCTATTTCAAATCTTGAAAATTCGTATCCTACAGTCACCAAAATTAGAGATCGCCTCATTCAGCACTATCCTAATCTCAAACTCATGTGGATTCCCAGTCATGTGGGTATTGATGGGAACGAAATAGTAGATAGCTTGGCTAAAACTGCTACGTTGAGAGAAGGAATCGATGATCAGTCGCATTATTCGATTGACTTGGTAAATTTAATTCAACGTAATTCTAGAGAAATGGCTTCAGAATCCTGGAGTAGAATTTATCAAAGTGACGGCCTAGCAAAATTGGGatttaatattcaattatttCAAAGCAGTAGCCTTAAATACACTAGAAGAGACAGAGTAGTTTTAAATAGAGTTTTAATTGGTCACACTAAATTAACACATGGTTTTCTAATGTCGAAGGATCCGCCTCCCATTTGTGATACATGTAATGTACAGATCTCAGTaattcatatttttgctgagtgtCCTAAATACACTCAAGCAAGACAATATTTGAACTATAAAAATTGTGATAGTATTTTAAGTTTTCTAAGACACATTGGAATTTATGATgctatttagtattttttttctataatttgtaATTAAGTAATTGTTCCTACTACCCTTTTGGGTAAATTTGACTGAATTTAGTGGAAAATATCCCAAATTGAATAGTTTTTAAGCAACacaatattattatttgtaAAGTATTATACACTTCATGGCTACGGCCCCTGtgtaaattttcttgaaatatatactttattatttatttattgattttaatctaCCTGGCTTTTTTATTCCCTTTAGCATGAACATGAGAAATATATCTTTTGAGACGCTTTATGCATTTAAACCGggtgggactcgaactcacaactttgccGGTGGAGTCAGGGGTCATAAGAGCCAAGTGCTCAAgtgccgaacgctcttaccaaatgcaccacggaccccctaaatgaattaatttaattattaaaaatcacTTTACTGATTGTTTTATGGCGATTATCCTAGTCCCTATAAATAAAATAGCTGATTTAGAGTACCAAGAACACTTTCTTATTCGGGTGGctaatgcataaaaatttactttaagtTCCCTTAGTTTTATTGCAATTCCTTATCATTGATGACTTTTTCGTGTGATTATGAATATGTAAATTCAATATCGGttatgaagataaaaaaaaatatccttggatttcaaacaatttcacGATCTAATTTCTGAATAAAGCGGATGAGATTTTGCCCTAAACGTCCAATTGAGAGAGTGTCTActttattaatgaaaaattgctaCTTCTGTATTTGTCTTATTTAGGCTTTTCACATGAAATAGGACAGAGCAAGAGctttaaaagaattataaataAACTTATATTAGGGTTCAAAATATccttttatataaataatacgctttttcaaaaaatactgaaaattttctgtactAAATTCGCATATAAGTAAAATGAgaatcataaattttaatacaaacaaaaaattgaaatatctttTGAGAAGTTCTGAATGTGAATCCCTTGGGTATTgtcaatttggttcaaaagggtTTATGAACAAAAAGGGATTTTTCACATATACGAATAAAATAGATCTTTTAACTGACTATTTTGATCTTTTTGCTAAccaaatgtgttttttttttatctttaactttttgaaagaaaaagcaataattaaaaataaaaagtacaTTGTTGATAACCTtgattttcttacatttttgtGGTCTTTCCATTATAACccataattttcataattaacgaataataaatattttcatacaGAGTTTATTAGACAGGAGGAGGTGTGGCTGTTTTGGTTAAACCGGACATTAACATAATCTAATTTAGatatacaaaacaattgtggatctaaattaaattatagccAGTATGGGAATTCTCTaacatatgacaatgtcatataacaAATTGCCGGAGTTAAATCCAGGAACAAGACAATATTAAATACCGGTGAACATTAAATCGTCATTACAAGGAGCTTTATGAAGCTATGAGTGATTCATATGAATCGCATTTTTGAATAGTTTTCCCGAGTTtactcaataaaaatatttaaatttgtcatatgacattgtcgtactgttacagaattcccctacgaACCAgctttctttacaaaaatgcgaaaaattagtattagggtagagtcagtacttttcgccacccttGGGCTTTTACGGCCTCCTtatgtgtaaaatttttgtcagactaaaatgaattattgtatAACGATACTTTGAATCAACATCTATATAAATATCTACGATACTTTTCGAGAATTTTagtgaatctcattgaaaaatttgcattttcgcCAATTGttcttgtttcagtacttttcgccacttattttaaaatgaattttaaataattaagagaCGTGATAACCCATTAAAATATTAGAATAGAGCATATTATGAGTGTAGAAGTaccatttattattaaattccttaaattagttgttttatcttAGGTGGCCAAAAAGTTCTTACATGgagaaaagggctgactctaccctattaaTGTAACTTTACAGCGCAAAGTTGCCCCACCTTGTCCTATATCTAAATCAAGATATTTTAATAgtaaattccacaaattatttgaaaaaagttaaaatttaactaaatttactgcaaacaaatgtttttatttaatctaTAGTTATCTTGTGTACAATGTGTTACGAATTCAGTCTTTTCATCACGTTCTCAATCAACCCTTCCTCACTTTCTTTATGTAAATacatttcttgatttttttttttatttatttatgcctAAGAATAGGACAAGAACACAACACTGTGATAACCCTGAGTTATTCAATTGTATTTGAACTATTAGAtaccaaaatatcgaaaatatcAATTGCGCATTGTAACAATTACATCACATAGAAAGATATCATTTGATGCCTGAAAAGGCCCTCAATGCCCTCAGACGAATTTATCGGTTTATCAATGAGggaaatttattgatttatataCGCTACATAAATGTGAGACTCATTcgattaattgactttttttgtcgAATGTACACACTGGAAGTGAACAAGAATTTGAGCAGAAGCAAAAACGACATTGCAGAATAAAAATTGCAGAAATACAGTGAGATTGTTGAATGTTAAATGAGCGTGAAAAACGCCAGAGTTGAATAACTTGGAGAAATCTGctgattaataaaataaaaattgcatttctcTTTTGGGGATATTGGATTACTCTGTGATGCAGACAGGGAGTATTAAATATCCTTGAAAGATTTTAATCATTCTGTGTCTGGCCACCTTTGCTGAGATTTAACAACCAAGAGATGGGATATCCCCACAGAAAGGGATTATTATGGGGAAAATACCAAAACCCTTTTGCTGAGATATTCGTCTGACATCAAAGGGAATGTGGGATACAGAAAAGAGAGTTTTCTAATCATCTGACTTTTGAACTTTAAGGAGATTCTT is from Phlebotomus papatasi isolate M1 chromosome 1, Ppap_2.1, whole genome shotgun sequence and encodes:
- the LOC129806835 gene encoding uncharacterized protein LOC129806835, which translates into the protein MAGAPAGAVRKRVRETPFTEEDFPTLERKRERNLFVFGRGDDNNGPKFLVVERVEADKSMKTLSVFKVKREIAKIAGTVKRLQPLLGGKTLLIEIKNENQVEPLLKLQLLAGKSVKVSVHQTMNKSKGIIACYDWTHMPIEELKEELKAFNISDVTAIKRKAEKGKMIDTGSFIVVFDSPQLPESIDAFYYPLKVKVYVPNPMRCFKCQKYGHFVDKCRLHKKLCGRCLYDEHEGECKNPHFCANCGEDHLSWSRKCPIFKQEFAIMRIKVTQKMSYFAAKQEYMRSRGLDKSFAEVVARSKASKMLRQIQASKKTVFPGYEAQCNEGDERNGVGLPSTGFLESLRQDRMDTEENSSAETQQGHPQAPGVSSGNTFLGADNSTGSSPQLPSSGTIGTVIKDALDTLN